Proteins from one Brevibacillus humidisoli genomic window:
- a CDS encoding ABC transporter ATP-binding protein — MIQTEHLGKRYGKLEALIDLNLQIEKGHVFGFIGPNGAGKSTTMMILSTLLAPTSGKAYVAGYDVAKEPKAVRQSLGYMPDFFGVYDNLKATEYLDFYAGAYGIPTAKRTSLIADLLELVNLSNKADAYVDSLSRGMKQRLGLARCLVHSPEVLILDEPASGLDPRARIEMREILKQLRSMGKTILISSHILPELAELCDQIGVIEKGRLIACGDVDEVSVGTRGISVMQLKVLDRHKQAETILTESPFVRRLDNKSSHFRFHFTGTEADKAELLQRLTAAGIPVVHFGDSKENLEDVFLAITEGVGN; from the coding sequence ATGATTCAAACGGAACACTTAGGCAAACGTTACGGAAAACTAGAGGCATTGATTGACCTCAATCTGCAAATCGAAAAAGGTCACGTGTTTGGTTTTATTGGTCCAAACGGAGCCGGAAAATCGACGACGATGATGATCCTCTCCACGCTGCTTGCGCCGACTTCGGGGAAAGCCTACGTGGCTGGCTACGATGTGGCAAAGGAGCCAAAGGCGGTGCGCCAATCGCTGGGGTACATGCCGGACTTCTTTGGCGTCTATGACAACCTGAAGGCGACCGAATACCTTGATTTTTATGCGGGAGCCTACGGCATTCCGACCGCCAAACGTACGTCGTTGATCGCAGATTTGCTGGAACTGGTCAATCTGTCCAACAAGGCAGACGCCTACGTTGATTCACTGTCGCGCGGCATGAAGCAGCGGCTTGGCTTGGCCCGGTGTCTCGTTCACAGTCCGGAGGTACTGATCCTCGATGAACCTGCTTCGGGACTTGATCCGCGGGCAAGGATTGAAATGCGGGAGATTTTGAAGCAGCTCCGTTCGATGGGCAAAACGATCCTGATCAGCTCACACATTCTGCCGGAGTTGGCCGAATTGTGCGATCAGATCGGTGTCATCGAGAAAGGGCGGCTGATTGCCTGCGGTGATGTAGATGAAGTAAGCGTAGGAACACGCGGTATCTCCGTGATGCAGCTAAAAGTGCTTGACAGGCATAAACAGGCGGAGACGATATTGACAGAGTCGCCCTTTGTCAGGCGGTTGGACAACAAGAGCAGTCATTTCCGCTTTCACTTCACCGGTACAGAGGCGGATAAGGCTGAGCTGCTTCAGCGGCTGACTGCAGCGGGGATTCCTGTCGTTCACTTTGGCGATTCAAAAGAAAACCTGGAAGATGTTTTCCTCGCGATTACGGAAGGGGTGGGCAACTGA
- a CDS encoding ABC transporter permease — MGGFFTNPLIVKELRERFRVKKSIWILALYLLILGAILLGFVYLEQMNSLSAPGENREAFIVMAVIQYGMICFIAPALSAGTVSGERERQTLNILLTTQLSPLKIVLSKLLTSLAFIFLLVVASIPLYSLMFLYGGISPSQLLTLVVFFAVNIILFGSLGLFCSTWVKRTGVSTILAYGLAFFFVVGTGLLVMFLGPLIAEMSDSVQPVDPMDYVGMQVLSSLNPVIIMSNILGEDFGPKLRLFMEPWQFFVIVCCLLSALLVAWSGYLLRPIRRSWFGWRKS, encoded by the coding sequence ATGGGCGGCTTTTTTACCAATCCATTGATCGTCAAAGAGCTGCGGGAGCGATTTCGAGTCAAAAAAAGCATCTGGATTCTCGCTCTCTACCTGCTCATACTGGGTGCGATCCTGCTCGGTTTTGTCTACCTGGAACAGATGAACTCGCTCTCAGCGCCAGGTGAAAATCGAGAGGCGTTTATCGTCATGGCCGTTATCCAGTATGGCATGATCTGCTTTATCGCTCCGGCTCTGTCGGCCGGCACGGTAAGCGGAGAACGGGAGAGGCAGACGCTGAACATACTGTTGACGACTCAACTCTCTCCGCTGAAGATCGTGCTGAGCAAGCTCTTAACCTCGCTTGCCTTTATCTTTTTACTGGTGGTGGCCTCCATCCCCCTCTATAGCTTGATGTTTCTATACGGTGGGATTTCGCCTAGCCAGCTGCTTACACTGGTCGTCTTTTTTGCGGTCAATATCATTCTTTTTGGCTCTCTTGGCCTGTTTTGTTCTACCTGGGTGAAGCGTACCGGTGTGAGTACGATACTCGCTTATGGATTGGCTTTCTTTTTCGTTGTGGGCACGGGGCTGCTCGTCATGTTTCTCGGTCCACTGATCGCAGAAATGTCTGATTCGGTACAACCCGTAGATCCGATGGATTACGTCGGTATGCAGGTTCTTAGCTCTCTGAATCCTGTGATTATCATGTCCAATATTCTGGGAGAAGATTTTGGACCAAAACTGCGCTTGTTTATGGAACCATGGCAGTTTTTCGTCATTGTTTGCTGTCTGCTTAGCGCCCTGCTGGTAGCGTGGAGCGGATACCTGCTTCGCCCGATTCGTCGTTCCTGGTTTGGTTGGAGAAAATCGTAA
- a CDS encoding pyridoxamine 5'-phosphate oxidase family protein codes for MYEIRYKKRACDDQDRIVQFLNRAKTGYLGLADGSLPYVIPLNFVWLQNSIYFHGAASGRKTEIMAANPNACFTVSEEDGTIANPVPAKTDTGYFSVIIFGKVEPVSDLAKATSVMQALLDKYVPGYFDKRLSQNHVEKYRSSLGSRTAVYELKAISLTAKENPLDENRRFYPGRTKQQDLQG; via the coding sequence GTGTACGAGATCAGGTACAAGAAGCGAGCCTGTGATGATCAGGACAGGATCGTGCAATTTCTGAACAGGGCAAAAACCGGCTATCTGGGGTTGGCTGACGGCTCCCTCCCCTACGTGATCCCCTTAAACTTCGTCTGGCTTCAGAACAGCATTTACTTTCACGGAGCCGCGTCAGGAAGAAAGACCGAAATCATGGCTGCCAATCCCAACGCCTGCTTCACCGTCAGTGAAGAAGACGGCACGATTGCCAATCCTGTACCAGCCAAAACCGACACGGGGTACTTCAGCGTGATCATATTCGGTAAAGTGGAGCCTGTCTCCGATCTTGCGAAAGCCACGTCCGTCATGCAAGCCCTGCTGGATAAATACGTGCCAGGGTATTTCGACAAGCGGCTGTCCCAAAACCACGTGGAAAAATATCGTTCTTCGTTGGGAAGCCGGACAGCGGTTTACGAACTAAAGGCCATATCCCTAACCGCAAAAGAAAACCCATTGGATGAGAATAGGAGGTTTTATCCAGGGCGGACGAAACAGCAAGATTTGCAGGGCTGA
- a CDS encoding PLP-dependent aminotransferase family protein has product MELHPYLQRTGEQPLYVQLYRYIKEQMETGMITAGDGLPSIRLLAQQLAISRNTVEAAYQQLIAEGYVTSKPKSGLLVAPLETEWGQLSRPQQKPLLSLNISVKKQIDTWRYDFHYGHIELDRFPLKAWRKRINEVLDYQSQDIFLYGDPQGERDLREQIASYLFQARDVTCCPEQIIMCAGAQQAISLICQLLGADRLGVAVENPGYDGVRAVFARSGCDILPIPLEEDGIDLDKLERSGAKLAYITPSHQLPLGMVLPIQKRLRLLAWAERHESLVIEDDYDSEYRYQGHPIPSLKGLDTRERVIYMGTFSKSFLPAVRISYLVLPSWLIERFYQSFPVYSQPCSPIIQSALARFMKYGDFERHVRKMRTIYQRKHQTLLSAIDTHMGEKVEVIGSRAGLHILLKVQGMTRQELIRKARAWGVNVDSPERYWIDPAQCPDGLLILGFGGLSEKEIGEGIATLAKAWFGRMH; this is encoded by the coding sequence ATGGAACTGCATCCTTACTTGCAGCGAACAGGTGAACAGCCACTCTATGTTCAGCTCTACCGGTACATAAAAGAGCAGATGGAAACGGGCATGATTACAGCGGGGGACGGTCTCCCTTCCATTCGTCTGCTGGCTCAGCAACTGGCAATAAGCCGTAATACGGTGGAGGCGGCCTATCAGCAGTTGATCGCGGAGGGCTATGTGACCAGCAAGCCGAAAAGCGGCCTTCTGGTGGCACCTCTGGAAACAGAATGGGGTCAGCTGTCCCGGCCACAGCAAAAACCATTGCTGAGCTTGAACATTTCGGTCAAGAAGCAAATAGATACATGGCGGTATGACTTTCACTATGGACATATTGAACTGGATCGATTTCCCTTAAAGGCTTGGCGAAAACGGATCAACGAAGTGCTCGATTATCAATCGCAGGACATCTTTCTGTACGGTGATCCCCAGGGGGAGCGTGATTTGCGTGAACAGATTGCTTCGTACCTATTCCAGGCACGTGATGTAACTTGTTGTCCGGAACAAATTATCATGTGTGCCGGTGCCCAGCAGGCAATCAGTTTGATCTGTCAGCTTCTCGGGGCCGATCGACTAGGGGTTGCAGTAGAGAATCCGGGATATGATGGAGTGCGGGCTGTCTTCGCCAGGAGTGGATGCGATATCCTCCCCATACCTTTGGAGGAGGATGGGATCGATCTGGATAAACTGGAGCGAAGCGGGGCAAAGCTGGCCTACATCACCCCGTCTCATCAGCTGCCGCTTGGCATGGTGCTGCCCATCCAGAAGCGATTACGCCTGCTTGCCTGGGCGGAACGACACGAAAGTCTGGTCATTGAAGATGATTACGACAGCGAATATCGTTACCAGGGACATCCTATCCCGTCACTGAAAGGATTGGACACTCGTGAGCGGGTGATTTACATGGGTACCTTCTCCAAGTCGTTTCTGCCAGCTGTACGGATTAGCTACCTGGTGCTGCCTTCATGGTTAATCGAGCGTTTTTACCAAAGCTTTCCCGTATACAGCCAGCCGTGCTCACCCATCATCCAGTCAGCACTTGCCAGGTTTATGAAATATGGAGATTTTGAACGGCACGTTCGCAAGATGCGAACAATCTACCAGCGAAAACATCAAACGCTGTTGTCAGCCATTGATACGCATATGGGAGAGAAAGTGGAAGTAATTGGTTCGCGGGCCGGGCTGCATATTCTGCTCAAGGTACAGGGAATGACTAGACAGGAACTGATCAGGAAGGCGAGAGCGTGGGGGGTTAACGTTGATTCCCCGGAGCGCTACTGGATCGACCCGGCACAATGTCCCGATGGGTTGCTTATCCTGGGTTTTGGCGGTTTATCAGAGAAAGAGATTGGAGAAGGGATCGCCACGTTGGCGAAAGCCTGGTTTGGCAGGATGCACTAG
- a CDS encoding DUF1292 domain-containing protein: protein MSSEVENKALEVGDVISLDDENGEVVGDFEVIALFELNGRQYVALTPALEEEPANDEEELDVFILGLENNELTALDEEEEEEAFAKLDELLEDAHVSE, encoded by the coding sequence TTGAGCAGTGAAGTCGAAAACAAAGCGCTGGAAGTCGGAGATGTCATCAGCCTGGATGACGAAAACGGCGAGGTGGTAGGGGATTTCGAAGTAATCGCGCTGTTTGAGTTGAACGGTCGGCAGTACGTTGCGCTAACTCCTGCTCTCGAGGAAGAACCAGCAAATGATGAAGAGGAGCTGGATGTCTTTATCCTCGGTTTGGAGAATAATGAACTGACCGCACTGGACGAAGAAGAAGAAGAAGAAGCATTTGCCAAACTGGACGAGCTGCTCGAAGATGCGCACGTTAGCGAGTAG
- a CDS encoding general stress protein, with amino-acid sequence MSIGTIKPFVKLHKYDQNLVADIQALNSSGYKREDIYVLKWNPDKNHSNQRDNYYKYSKHFEDAIGDIDSKAQFFDNGGKELRSKLEHLGLNKDEAAALLRELEETDNTCILYVRELRDHIIEMK; translated from the coding sequence ATGTCGATCGGTACCATAAAACCATTTGTAAAATTGCACAAGTACGATCAGAATCTTGTCGCCGATATCCAGGCGCTCAATTCTTCCGGGTACAAACGCGAAGATATTTACGTGCTGAAATGGAACCCGGATAAAAACCATTCCAATCAGCGCGACAACTACTACAAATACAGCAAGCACTTTGAAGATGCCATAGGCGATATCGACAGCAAAGCCCAGTTTTTTGACAACGGGGGAAAAGAACTGCGCAGCAAACTGGAGCACCTCGGATTGAACAAAGATGAGGCAGCCGCTCTGCTGCGGGAACTGGAAGAAACGGACAACACCTGCATCCTTTATGTACGTGAATTAAGGGACCATATCATTGAGATGAAGTAG
- a CDS encoding YebC/PmpR family DNA-binding transcriptional regulator — protein MPKFKLFANKKGIADQKKNNQFVKFARQIYVEAKKGGPDPNANLKLKAIIANARAINMPMDNIERAIKKATDAGNADNYEEIRYEGYGPGGVAIIVECLSDNRNRTAADVRAIFNKRGGNLGETGSVSFMFDHKGVIVIDREEFDVDEDTIMMQALEAGAEDIVVEEDSYQVLTHPYELDSVKSGLEAEGYHFANASLQWIPQNTVKITGEDAANVLKMMDAFEENDDVQNVYANFEIDDEEMEMLNK, from the coding sequence ATGCCAAAGTTTAAACTATTTGCAAACAAAAAAGGAATTGCCGATCAGAAGAAAAACAACCAGTTCGTCAAGTTTGCCCGGCAAATCTACGTGGAGGCCAAAAAAGGCGGTCCCGATCCCAATGCCAACTTAAAACTAAAGGCGATCATCGCCAATGCGCGGGCGATCAACATGCCGATGGACAACATTGAGCGAGCGATCAAAAAGGCCACTGATGCCGGTAATGCGGATAACTATGAAGAGATACGCTACGAGGGTTACGGCCCTGGCGGTGTTGCGATCATCGTCGAGTGTCTGTCTGACAACCGCAATCGCACAGCAGCTGATGTGCGCGCCATTTTCAACAAACGCGGCGGAAATCTCGGCGAGACGGGATCGGTCAGCTTCATGTTTGATCATAAAGGGGTCATCGTCATCGACCGCGAAGAGTTTGACGTAGACGAAGACACGATCATGATGCAGGCATTGGAGGCAGGTGCAGAGGACATCGTAGTGGAGGAAGATTCTTACCAGGTGCTCACCCATCCTTACGAACTGGACTCCGTCAAAAGCGGCCTGGAGGCCGAGGGGTATCATTTCGCCAATGCTTCCCTGCAGTGGATCCCCCAGAATACCGTCAAGATTACGGGCGAGGATGCGGCTAACGTGTTAAAAATGATGGATGCGTTTGAAGAAAACGACGACGTCCAAAACGTCTATGCCAACTTTGAGATTGACGACGAGGAAATGGAAATGCTGAACAAATGA
- a CDS encoding DNA gyrase/topoisomerase IV subunit B, whose translation MIDAQKQSYTEEDIQVLEGLIAVRRRPGMYIGSTGSRGLHHLLWEIVDNAKDETLAGVNDTIIVTLHRDGSVSIEDHGRGIPTGMHKSGRPVPEVIFTTLHAGGKFGGGGYKKSGGLHGVGSSVVVALSKWLEVEIYRDGKIHKQRFEYVVENGVEHVGKPVTDLMVVGNTKRTGTTVTFMPDDTVFSTTRFDYELIRDRFRETAFLLKGLRMVLIDKRGPEEKREEFYYENGLQAYVEYLNDGKQTLHPIIYFEGEKEDIYVELAFQYNDGYAETLVSYVNSVPTHDGGTHVTGFRNGTTRVFNEFARRKGFLKEKDANLSGSDLREGFLGVLSLQMSDVQFESQTKDKLGNEEARTIVEQIISEKLGFFLEENPEIAKLLIEKAIRSAEIREELRKQREALRGDKKGKGAKKRKSISEKFAPPQYRDPKRNELFLVEGDSAGGSAKQARNSEFQAIFGLKGKPLNTEKAKLSDVLSNEEFRTILEVLETDIGQEFSIENCAFDKIIIMSDADVDGSHIQALLLTFFFRYMQPLIAAGKLYIAQPPLYKVTKEGKKPESVYCWDDADLEQALKRLGRNAEIQRYKGLGEMNADQLWETTMDPANRKLIQVSLEDLAHCEKLVTVLMGDKVPPRREWIENHVTFEVGEDE comes from the coding sequence ATGATTGACGCCCAAAAGCAAAGCTATACCGAGGAAGATATTCAAGTACTGGAGGGCTTGATAGCGGTCAGGCGCAGGCCCGGGATGTATATCGGCTCGACCGGCAGTCGCGGACTGCATCACCTGTTGTGGGAGATTGTCGACAATGCAAAGGATGAAACCCTTGCTGGGGTTAACGATACGATCATCGTCACCCTGCACCGCGATGGGAGTGTCAGCATAGAGGATCACGGAAGAGGGATTCCGACGGGGATGCATAAGTCAGGACGCCCCGTACCGGAAGTGATTTTTACGACGTTGCACGCCGGCGGCAAGTTCGGAGGCGGCGGATACAAAAAGAGCGGAGGTCTGCACGGCGTTGGTTCCAGCGTCGTGGTGGCGCTGTCGAAGTGGCTGGAAGTGGAGATCTACCGTGACGGCAAAATACATAAACAACGGTTCGAATACGTTGTTGAGAACGGCGTGGAACATGTAGGCAAACCGGTAACCGATCTGATGGTGGTAGGGAACACCAAGCGGACGGGCACGACGGTTACCTTCATGCCGGATGATACCGTCTTTTCGACTACGCGCTTCGACTATGAGCTGATTCGCGATCGTTTCCGCGAGACCGCCTTTTTGTTAAAAGGGCTGCGCATGGTGTTGATTGACAAGCGCGGACCGGAAGAGAAGCGGGAGGAATTCTACTATGAAAACGGATTGCAGGCTTATGTAGAGTACCTGAACGACGGGAAACAGACCCTTCATCCAATCATCTACTTCGAAGGCGAGAAAGAAGATATCTACGTCGAGTTGGCTTTTCAGTATAACGACGGATACGCGGAAACACTGGTCTCCTACGTCAACTCCGTCCCGACCCATGATGGCGGAACGCACGTTACAGGATTTCGCAACGGGACAACCCGTGTGTTTAACGAGTTCGCCCGACGCAAAGGTTTTTTGAAAGAAAAAGATGCCAACCTGAGCGGCAGCGATTTGCGCGAGGGATTCCTGGGCGTACTCTCTCTGCAGATGTCTGACGTTCAGTTTGAATCGCAAACAAAGGACAAGCTGGGCAACGAAGAAGCCCGCACCATCGTCGAGCAGATCATCTCGGAAAAGTTGGGCTTTTTCCTGGAGGAGAATCCTGAGATTGCCAAGCTCCTGATCGAAAAGGCGATCCGTTCGGCAGAGATTCGGGAAGAGCTTCGCAAGCAGCGGGAAGCTCTGCGCGGCGACAAAAAAGGCAAAGGGGCCAAGAAGCGGAAGTCGATCTCCGAGAAGTTCGCCCCCCCTCAGTATCGCGATCCAAAGCGCAATGAGTTGTTTCTGGTAGAGGGAGACTCTGCTGGCGGCTCGGCGAAACAGGCTCGCAACTCCGAGTTTCAAGCCATTTTCGGATTGAAGGGGAAGCCGCTTAACACAGAGAAGGCAAAGCTATCCGATGTACTGTCCAATGAGGAGTTCCGCACGATTCTGGAAGTGCTGGAAACAGATATTGGTCAGGAATTTTCCATCGAAAACTGTGCGTTTGACAAGATCATCATCATGTCTGACGCCGATGTGGACGGCTCCCATATCCAGGCGCTTTTGCTTACGTTCTTCTTCCGCTACATGCAGCCGCTGATCGCCGCAGGCAAGCTGTACATTGCCCAGCCGCCGCTGTACAAGGTGACGAAGGAGGGGAAAAAACCAGAGTCAGTCTACTGCTGGGACGATGCTGATTTGGAGCAGGCCTTGAAACGGCTCGGTCGCAACGCCGAGATCCAGCGATACAAAGGTCTTGGGGAAATGAATGCCGATCAGCTCTGGGAGACGACGATGGACCCGGCCAACCGCAAGCTGATTCAGGTATCGCTGGAAGATCTGGCTCACTGTGAGAAGTTGGTTACGGTCTTGATGGGCGACAAGGTACCCCCTCGCCGCGAATGGATCGAGAATCACGTCACCTTTGAAGTGGGGGAGGATGAATAG
- the parC gene encoding DNA topoisomerase IV subunit A, with product MLSNKVIEQSFAEIMGKRFSDYANLVILSRAIPDARDGLKPVQRRILYAMYQEGNTHDKSYRKSAKTVGYVMGTFHPHGDSAIYETMVRMAQWWKMRHVLIQGHGNFGSLDADPPAAMRYTESRLSALANEMLRDIDKETVPFIPNYDNSTKQPAVLPSRFPNLLVNGASGIAVGFATDIPTHNLGEVIDATIAQMKQPDISLDELMQYVKGPDFPTGGIVQGVSGIRKAFETGRGQFVIRARTHIEEPKGSKGKKIVISELPYEVVKSKLVTQIDELVLERKIEGALAVRDETGRKEAEQKKVRVVIDIRKEADAEAILNYLYKNTDLQTYYNYNMNAIHEGTIRQMGLKELLDAYISHQKEVVTNRSRYDLNRKQHREHVVQGLIRAKSILREIVDTIMASENRADAKQNIIDKYGFTDVQADAILSIQLASLTRIDIVKLEKELSTLAKEIKELEAILGSEKKLIQVIQGELLEIRKKYAEPRLSEIQGEIEEIKLDIAMQINAEDCIVTLSNDGYIKRTSPRSFKSMGGTIETCGVKEGDRVRTFVETNTSHTALFFTQDGKYFSLLVNSIPDAKWKDVGTALVNVIPLEKQQRVIACHIVENFDQPLYVCHVTRSGLIKKTALSEYATNRSGALVAAKLKSETDEYIDVQLTDESGTHLIVTRDGMVIRFPETEVSATGRASSGVKAINLAKTDEVITALTVPTEDNRILRALTQEGLVKRTRLADLPVQGRAGKGLVLIRKRKTSPHVLLTCQVEDPAADKLYAQSDSGQWQLVESDHLPTNEQGGIGRIVVDGPLIDWMYEAAIETSEGKEENSPGSTDPSAAVSPNDEPGVEQFSLFQSDSSGEKE from the coding sequence ATGCTGTCCAACAAAGTGATCGAGCAAAGCTTTGCCGAGATTATGGGCAAGCGTTTTTCCGACTACGCCAACCTGGTGATTTTGTCACGGGCCATTCCGGATGCCCGGGATGGACTAAAGCCGGTACAGCGGAGAATCCTCTACGCGATGTACCAGGAAGGCAACACGCACGACAAATCGTACCGCAAATCGGCTAAGACGGTGGGGTACGTGATGGGGACATTCCATCCGCATGGTGACAGCGCGATTTACGAGACGATGGTGCGGATGGCCCAATGGTGGAAGATGCGACACGTGCTGATCCAGGGTCATGGCAACTTTGGGAGTCTCGATGCAGACCCGCCGGCCGCCATGCGTTATACGGAGTCGCGTCTGTCCGCGTTGGCCAATGAGATGCTGCGCGATATCGATAAAGAGACCGTTCCTTTTATCCCGAACTACGATAACTCGACCAAGCAGCCAGCCGTCCTGCCGTCCCGCTTTCCCAACTTGCTGGTCAACGGCGCATCAGGGATTGCCGTCGGCTTTGCCACCGATATCCCCACACACAACCTGGGGGAAGTGATCGATGCGACGATAGCCCAGATGAAGCAGCCAGACATCAGTCTGGACGAGTTGATGCAGTATGTGAAAGGGCCCGATTTTCCGACTGGCGGTATCGTGCAGGGTGTCTCCGGCATCCGCAAAGCATTTGAGACAGGTCGCGGCCAGTTTGTGATTCGCGCCCGGACCCATATCGAGGAACCGAAGGGCAGCAAAGGGAAAAAGATCGTGATCAGCGAGCTGCCGTATGAAGTGGTCAAGTCCAAACTGGTCACGCAGATTGACGAGTTGGTGCTGGAACGCAAGATCGAAGGGGCGTTAGCCGTCCGCGATGAGACTGGCCGCAAGGAAGCGGAACAGAAGAAAGTGCGGGTCGTGATCGACATACGCAAGGAAGCGGATGCTGAGGCGATTCTCAACTATTTGTATAAAAATACCGATTTGCAAACCTACTACAACTACAACATGAACGCGATTCACGAGGGAACCATCCGCCAGATGGGGCTCAAAGAGCTGTTGGATGCCTACATCTCTCATCAAAAGGAAGTAGTGACCAATCGTTCCCGCTACGACCTGAATCGCAAACAGCATCGGGAGCACGTCGTACAAGGCTTGATCCGGGCGAAATCAATCTTGCGCGAGATCGTCGACACGATCATGGCCTCCGAGAATCGGGCAGATGCCAAGCAGAACATTATCGACAAGTACGGTTTTACAGACGTGCAGGCCGATGCGATTCTCAGCATCCAGCTGGCTTCCTTGACCAGAATTGACATTGTCAAGCTGGAAAAAGAACTAAGTACGCTGGCCAAGGAGATCAAGGAACTGGAGGCGATATTGGGCAGCGAGAAAAAACTGATCCAGGTGATCCAGGGGGAGCTGCTTGAGATCCGCAAAAAATACGCAGAACCGCGGCTGAGCGAGATCCAGGGCGAGATTGAGGAGATCAAACTGGATATCGCGATGCAGATCAATGCCGAGGACTGTATCGTTACCTTGAGCAATGACGGGTATATCAAGCGGACCAGTCCGCGCTCGTTCAAGTCGATGGGCGGGACGATCGAAACCTGCGGGGTAAAGGAGGGAGATCGTGTCCGTACCTTTGTGGAGACCAACACCTCCCATACCGCCCTGTTCTTTACGCAGGATGGCAAGTATTTCTCCCTGCTGGTGAACAGCATTCCCGACGCCAAGTGGAAAGACGTCGGAACAGCGCTAGTCAACGTGATTCCGCTGGAAAAGCAGCAGCGAGTGATCGCTTGTCATATCGTAGAAAACTTCGACCAGCCGCTGTACGTTTGTCACGTTACCCGCTCCGGCCTGATCAAGAAGACAGCGCTGTCCGAGTACGCTACCAACCGCTCAGGAGCATTGGTGGCAGCCAAACTGAAGAGCGAGACGGATGAGTACATCGATGTCCAACTAACCGATGAGAGTGGTACGCATCTGATCGTTACCCGGGACGGAATGGTGATCCGCTTTCCGGAAACAGAAGTATCGGCGACCGGCAGAGCGTCTAGCGGGGTGAAGGCAATCAACCTGGCCAAAACGGACGAAGTGATCACCGCACTTACTGTGCCCACGGAAGACAACCGTATCCTGCGGGCGCTGACTCAGGAAGGGCTGGTCAAGCGGACGCGACTAGCCGACTTACCGGTGCAGGGACGGGCCGGCAAGGGACTGGTGCTGATTCGCAAACGAAAAACATCCCCCCATGTCTTGCTCACCTGCCAGGTGGAAGATCCTGCTGCAGACAAACTGTATGCACAGAGCGACTCAGGACAATGGCAACTGGTTGAGTCAGACCACCTGCCGACCAACGAGCAGGGCGGGATTGGCAGGATTGTCGTGGATGGCCCGCTGATTGACTGGATGTATGAAGCAGCCATTGAAACGTCGGAAGGAAAAGAGGAAAACTCACCCGGCTCGACCGATCCATCTGCGGCTGTTTCACCAAACGACGAACCTGGTGTGGAGCAGTTCAGTCTGTTTCAATCCGACTCATCAGGTGAAAAGGAGTGA